GTGAGGTATCAGATAAACATAAGCTGGTACATTTTGCTGACTGTCTGTGGGTCCCTGTGGTAGAGTCCTGTGGTATAGTCCTGTGGTAGAGTCTTGTGGTAGTGTCCTGTGGTAGAGTCCTGTGGTAAAGCTCTGTGGTAAAGCTCTGTGGTAGAGTCTTGTGGTACAGCTCTGTGGTAGAGTCCTGTGGTAGAGTCCTGTGGTAGAGTCCTGTGGTAGAGCTCTGTGGTACAGCTCTGTGGTACAGCTCTGTGGTAGAGTCCTGTGGTAAAGCTCTGTGGCAGAGCTCTGTGGTAAAGCTCTGTGGTAGAGTCCTGTGGTAGAGCTCTGTGGTAAAGCTCTGTGGTACAGCTCTGTGGTTGGGTCCTGTGGTAGAGTCCTGTGGTAGAGCTCTGTGGTAAAGCTTTGTGGTACAGCTCTGTGGTAAAGCTCTGTGGTACAGCTCTGTGGTAGAGTCCTGTGGTAAAGCTCTGTGGTACAGCTCTGTGGTAAAGCTCTGTGGTAGAGTCTTGTGGTAGGGTCCTGTGGTACTTGTCCTTAAGTATGAAAAATTGTCCCTAAATAGTTATGCTACTAGCTCATATTACACAGGTTATGCCCCACATTTAGCAAGTGTTTCCAGAAGGTGAGCAGCTTGAAAGTTTTAACAGGATCCAGTAGATTTTCACCACTATGGTAGTGAAACCCAAAGCTTTGCTGAAGAGAGTGAAATCCAGTGTTGTGAGCACCGTGGACACAACCGTGGAACAGTAGTGATTACGGCCGTCTGAGTAATGGAGGATGAGGGCGAGGAAGGTCACGGGCTTCTGACAGCTCATCAGCTTAATGAGTTGCCGTGGCGACAGCGCTAGGGCAGTAAGCTATCTTGCTCTTTCCCTTAGTGCCAGAGGCCAGACACCTGCTACATCCAACTGCACTTCAGCCACATGCAAGTCCCTCCGCCCAGACCGCTACACCCTCACTCCCCATCTTAAAGGCTCCTTTACAAGCAAATACACAGTGAAttgcttatttatttaattttcgaATTTTGGCTAAATCAGAAACATGAATGGGTTGGGATAAAGCTAATTTGTTAACGTCACCTGTTAAACCTCACAGGGTGATGCGATCCTCAACGAAGCGTGATCTGATGGAGATCTAGCGTGATCTGATGGAGATCTAGCGTGATGTGATGGAGCTCTAGTATGATCTGATGGAGATCTAGCACGATCTGACGGAGATCTAGTGTGAGCTAATGGAGATCTAGCACAATCTGCTGGAGATCTAGCATGATCTGATGGAGATCTAGCGTGATCTTACGGAGGCGTGTTGGAACAGGGTCAGCACTACGTTCCAGAGCATCTGTATAATACTGCAGCTCCGAAAACTCACTTTAAGGAAAAGCAGACACATGTCAGTTGGGTAATCACTGATGCAGCTTTCATAATGGTTCTGTGGAATGAGGACTGTGGTTTAGACATTTACTCAGACACAGAACTGAACGCCATCAGAGTTACAGAGGGCAGGTCTCGCATGTCTGCCAGCCAAACGTCTCCTTGGTAATTGTGCTTAGACATTAGGGCCATTAGGGCTCATATCTTCCTGATGAGTCCGTGGAGGAGGAGTGAAGCGTGAACGCGTGAAAGTGTGAAAGTGTGGGAGGATGGAGGACGGTCCTGGACATCACTGTAATGGATTCTCCCGCTCCATCTCTCATCATCACTTATTCAATAATGTTTTGGGGACACACAAAGCATTTGTTCCTGAACCTGACATCATAAAATAAATCAGAAATAAATGTAGGTTGTAAACTGTTTGCACGATTTGTCTTCCATGCCAAGTTTCTAGTATATAATGTCACATTTTCACATACAGGTATAATAATTAAGTCATCACTCATGTATCATGCACTACCATGGACATAATTATGAAACATCTGCCCTCTGTCCTGATGCAATATTAAAGGTATAAATCATTTATGCACTGATTTAAGGTAAAATATGTGATAAAACATGACTCAAAGCAATAATGCCTTCACTGAAATATATAGCAGTCACAAATATGTTTATATGATGCAATGGAGTTCCCTATATATGtaattttaaaacatttagAAACATTTGTAGACCTAAGCAAGATATAAGAATCACCACTtatgaagtaatgaaaatgGTATTCAAACAGCAGATTTGATGTTATGTCCTGAGTGGAGGTGTTAGGTGAGGGGTGGTGTTGTTaggtgagggtggggttgttaggtgaggggtgggggtgtgaggtgagtggtggaggtgttaggtgaggggtggaggtgttaggtgaggggtggggttgttaggtgaagggtggaagtgtaaggtgaagggggtgggggtgttaggtgaggggtggaggtgttagatgaagggtggaggtgttaggtgaagggtgggggtgttaggtgaggggtgggagtgttaggtgaggggtgggggtgttaggtgaggggtgggggtgttaggtgaagggtggaggtgttaggtgaagggtgggggtgttaggtgaggggtgggagtgttaggtgaggggtgggggtgttaggtgaggggtgggggtgttaggtgaggggtggaggtgttagatgaagggtggaggtgttaggtgaagggtgggggtgttaggtgagggtgggggtgttaggtgaggggtgggggtgttaggtgaggggtggaggtgttagatgaagggtggaggtgttagGTGAAGGGTGGGGGTGTTAGGTAAGGGGTGAAGGTGttaggtgaggggtgggggtgtaaggtgaagggtgggggtgttagatgaagggtggaggtgttagGTGAAGGGTGGGGGTGTTAGGTAAGGGGTGAAGGTGttaggtgaggggtgggggtgttaggtgagtggtggaggtgttagatgaagggtggaggtgttaggtgaggggtgggggtgttaggtgagggtgggggtgttaggtgaggggtgggggtgttaggtgaggggtggaggtgttagatgaagggtggaggtgttagGTGAAGGGTGGGGGTGTTAGGTAAGGGGTGAAGGTGTTAGGTGAAGGGTGGGGGTGTAAGGTGAAGGGTGGGGGTGTTAGgtgaaggggtgggggtgttaggtgaggggtggaggtgttaggtgaaggggtgggggtgttaggtGAGGAGTGGGAGTGTtaggggagggtgggggtgttaggtgaggggtgggggtgttaggtgaggggtgggggtgttaggtgaggggtggaggtgttagatgaagggtggaggtgttaggtgaagggtgggggtgttaggtgagggtgggggtgttaggtgaggggtgggggtgttaggtgaggggtggaggtgttagatgaagggtggaggtgttagGTGAAGGGTGGGGGTGTTAGGTAAGGGGTGAAGGTGttaggtgaggggtgggggtgtaaggtgaagggtgggggtgttaggtgaagggtggaggtgtgaggtgaagggtgggggtgttaggtgaggggtggaggtgttaggtgaggggtggggggtgttaggtgaggggtggaggtgttagatgaagggtggaggtgttagGTGAAGGGTGGGGGTGTTAGGTAAGGGGTGAAGGTGttaggtgaggggtggaggtgtgaggtgaagggtgggggtgttaggtgaagggtggaggtgttagatgaagggtggaggtgttagGTGAAGGGTGGGGGTGTTAGGTAAGGGGTGAAGGTGttaggtgggggtggaggtgttaggtgaggggtgggggtgttaggtgagtggtggaggtgttaggtgaggggtggaggtgttaggTGAGCGGTGGGGGTGTTatgtgaggggtggggttgtgagggtgggggtgttaggtgaggggtggaggtgttaggtgagtggtggaggtgttaggtgagtggtgggggtgttaggtgaggggtggggttgttaggtgaggggtgggggtgttaggtgaggggtgggggtgttaggtGAAGGGTGGGGGTGTTAGGTGAAGGGTGGGGTTGttaggtgaggggtgggggtgttaggtgaggggtggtgttgttaggtgaggggtgggggtgttaggtgaagggtgggggtgttaggtgaggggtggtgttgttaggtgagggtgggggtgttatgtgaggggtggggttgttaggtgaggggtggaggtgttaggtgagggtgggggtgttaggtgaggggttgagtgcaTGGGATAAAATTACATgattaatatttaatttttaattatttatgcaaaacaagaaaacaaaggGGAAAAAGGAATATACATCAATGCAAATTTTTAGGCAGCCCAGTTCCCAGGACCACATTACCCAGCAGCCCCAGGGCCGAAGAAGGAGATCAGAGTCACCTGACTATTGACACACCTGTTTCGATATTCCCTCAATTTTATTTACTCTTTGCAAACTATCACCAATCTCATTGTGATTTTGTGCTACTAAGCGTTCTGTATAAATTTCTGAATCCATGTATATGAATTTCTATCTGATCTTTGACTTCTGAACTTTGGCTTCTGATTTTGCCTCTTTTGGGTTTGTCTGcctgctttttgtttttttgtttttgccttTTTTGCCTTTTCCAGACAGGTAAAAATGGGTCACAGACAGATAAAGACTGGTCACAGACAGGTAAAGGCAGGTCACAGACAGGTAAAGGCAGGTCAAAGATAGGCAAAGACTGGTCACAGACAGATAAAGACTGGTCACAGACAAAGACAGGTCACAGACAGGTAAAGACTGGTCACAGACAGGTAAAGACAGGTCACAGACAGGTAAAGGCAGGTCACAGACAGGTAAAGACTGGTCACAGACAGGTAAAGGCAGGTCAAAGACAGGTCAAAGCTTTGAAGAGGCTGGACTAAATGTGAGGACCCTACTGGGAGTTATTGGGAAACTAATGTTTTGGAGTTTGGTTATTTTAGTATCATGACTGCCCTTAAAAGAGGAAGACAACAGTTAATGAATCCTGAAAGAAACAACACATTTTCTCTTTGAAGAAAGGTGTGAAAACCATGACAATTTCACATCTTTGGATATCGTTCAACTCAGTTCTTACTGAGAGATTAAATATTGAGGACTAACTCAGTGTCttgttttgtaaaaaaaaaaacagcaaacgTTTCCTACAAATCTAGTCAGTAAAACAACTGAAAATCATTAGtaaacaaaagaaaagaaatagTGGATCACTATGACtatgttgataaaacctttacaattatatctttataaatgtactctgctttcATGCCAGCAGACCGGAGTAGTTCGTTTTGAATTGAGAATCGTTTTTGAATCGGAAAATAATcgtttttgaatcgaatcgttgggatctgaaaataaatcaaattgtgaccccaagaatcgattctgaatcgaatcgtgTTATTGCCAAAGATTCACAGCCCTAATTTCAATACTGCTGTGGTGTCTGTGACGTGTCGACTCAAGGAGAGCGCTGATTGGGTGGGCCAGGCTGAGCTTACCTGCATGGCTGTTTGGCTGGAGCAACTGAGCCACGTGACGATGCAACAACAAAAGAcgagggggggtgggtgggtcgCTGCTCCGTGCTGTGTTAACCAGGCTTTATGCAGcgctgctcttacagacagaggagactttgatgaatccGCGTGCACAGCAGTCTGTGCGGGAGAGAATAAAATCTGGAGTATCGatctttttacacgagtattgttcaatatcaataccatcgttggtatcgatatttggatcgatccgcccacctttAATATCAGATAACTCTAGTATTGTTTAATCGACAAGCGTCATTACTAAGTGTTTCATACTTCCTTGATGTCACTTGTATGAACTGGTCATACTGGCAACGCGCTGTGGTTCTGTCTGAAGCGCGAGTTAATAAAGGGTTTATAGTAATAACTGCCTTCTATTGTGGTGTTTCGCTGCTACAAAATGAAACTCGGCGGCATGGTGAAAGGCAGTGATTGGATGGACATAACTTTTTGCGTGTCGCATCTGCAGTACGATGATGATAATaagcagagttgtataatccaggttcagaaagtaaaagtcctcacaaggattttgctcaagcttgctagattttctaattagtgcaatccaggtaaaattagtggaatcaacacaatccaggaagcctgaacaaaatcctggtgaggacttttactttctgaacctggattatacacctctgataATAAGATCAATGTAAGATCAATCCAAAAAGAACAAGATGTTACGACCTTTTCCAGATGTATTGGAGATGTATGTGTGCTAGCTGTCAAATTGCAGATCGGGTGAAGATTTGAGGAAGACGTATATGCGTAGACGTCTGCTACATGATGATAATAAGACCATTGTAAGATCAATCCAAATGGACCAGACGCATTTAAGATGTTACGACATTTTCCAGACATATTACAGACGTATATTTGCTATGTTTTATCCTCTGTCTTTTGTTATCTGAGTTATCTAGTCTGGTTGTTAGTTCTTGATTTGTGATAGTTGTATTTTAATTAGTATGCATCGTTACGCTCGTACCCTCTATGTTAACACTCCAGCTATTAAAccctgctctcctcagcatttgtgtccgcatCTTAGCTCTCAGtcgttacattttaaaatgcattgtaTTTATTTCCTTTGTAAGCTTTATACACACAAAAATGAAACCATATGCACATAtgcttaaattaaatataccctGCAAACTCACAATAAAAAGTATAACATGCATGTTCTGACTTCAACTGTGCATAATCTATATCTTTTTATCTATACATTCAGTAACTCTTTTACAAACTGGGTTATTAACCCTTACTCTGCCGTTCCACATACTCTAAAGGTGTTATCAGTGGTGTTCATGGACACAATCAATGAGGGATTATCTAATGTTTTTGAATTACAATAATGAATGGTTACTGGAACAAAAACATCTATATGGATTTGGCAAGGGTGTATCAAATACTGCCTAAAATGGAATACATAACCTGGAGGAGCAGTTATGGCCAGTTGACACCTCTGTGAATCACCCCTGATCTTGGGTGTAGTCTATAATCCATGCCCAAAATacaggttttattttgagaagggAGAGTCAGTGACACATAAAAACACTGGCTGTATAGTTTATTCACACATTTGTTCTCCACATTTTTCTGCGATGTTAAGATGTGGAGCAGGTGGTCCATCACGTCTGCAGAAGATGCTCCATGCTCTCGTTGGTGAATGAAAAGCCAGCAAAGTCACTCTGGTCCATGAAGCTAAACCAATGCTTCCTACACTTGGACAGGAGGGGCTTCTCATTTAAAAACTTCATGTCAATGTTGCTGCAGTCGTTGTGTGATgtctgtgggtggaggagaatgGAAGCAAATCACATGATGAACAAAGGCTGCATTTCAGTATCTGTATTTTTGCAATTTGCTCTATGACCATACagtatgaaaagtaaaaaaaaaaacaggaaggaGAGATGACTGTAAGAAACGGAAAGAGATGGAAAGAAAGCTCATACCACGTTTGGCTTGTAAGGGGGTTCAATTTCTTTCCTCTCCAGAGCAGGCCAGTCAATGGTCTCGAAGAATGAGTGACCTCGGATATTCCCCACAACACCCAGTCTACGAGAAGGGTCTCGCTCAAACAGCTTTGTTCATGGAAGAAAACCAAAAGcaagaatattattcataatagaaATATCTCAGTGTGTTTCCTTTCTAAGTGCAAAATAGCAGAACTCTGTTCATGTCTTGGTTgtgaagtattattattattattgttattattattattattattgctattattaatgtgtcatcAGGTGTGATTTTGTGCATACTTACTCGGATTAGCATTTTTCTGGCATTCcatgtgatggagagagggaagagaggtgTGTCACTACGGACGGACTCTAAAATCTCTTCTTCATCATCACCAATGAATGGAGGCTGACCAGTCAACATCACATACACAAGCACGCCAAATGACCACCAGTCCACTGAAAATGAATATGGCTCTTCCAGAaggatctacacacacacacacacacacacaaacacacacacattcacattcagggcATACTGAATTACATTGACATTGCTACAGGTGAGAACATTCAATGTCAAATTAATTTGATGCCATCTCATACCTCAGGGGCAATGAAGTGTGGTGTCCCACAGTAGGATGTGGCCAGATTGTGTCCGAAAACGTTCTCTTTACACATGCCAAAATCCGCGATCTTTATGTGACCATCTCTATCGAGGATCACATTATCCAACTTGAGATCCCTAATGCAGGAGAGAATTACAAAAATGTGCTTTAGTAGACAAGAACAGTAGGTGAAGGTACAGAATGTCCATGtagatttgtttgtgtgtataaccTGTGGATGACGCCTTTTCCGTGAAGGAACTGCAGTCCACACACGAGTTCGGCTGCATAGAATCTGGAAGGAAGAAACAAACCAGGAGCCATCAGACCGGACTATAATTACACACACCtacgtttatatttatataaggcatacaaaaaaacatcactgtgtgtgtgtgtgtgtgtgtgtgtgtgtgtgtgtgtgtgtgtgtgtgtgtgtgttgcctcacGTGGTTCTGTCAAGGTCAAAGCGTCCTTTCATCTTCATGTGGAACATCAGGTTACCTCCATTCAGGCACTCCATCACAAAGAACAAGTATTCCTAACATGCAGACAATGCCATAAACACTTTGGTATGAGTACAAACGGAATTACTGACTCAACAATCATTTAAATACCACAGTGATTCCATGAAGTATAagttacagtaaaaaaagttGTGACAATGCACGGTGTGGTTAATTACTGCCTATACAAAAGAGTCCTGCTGGACATCCCATTACTGTTGACTGAGAGGTGGAGGAACTGTATAATATAACCTTTCATTTGTTCTTTACTACCTTGGTCTGAAAGGTGCAGTAAAGGTGGGCAAGGAAGGGACAATCCGAGGCCAGAGTTAGCACCCGCTTTTCCACCATGGTGGACTCTACATTATCACTCTTCAGCACCCTGTTTTTCTTCAAGGCCTTCACAGCAAACCAAGCTTCACGGCCCTTGAGTTCAGCCAGAAAAACCTGAGCAGGGACCAAGGGAGAGAAATAGACAAACAGACCAGAGttaaagcaaaacacacacacacacacacacacacacacacacacacacacacacacacacacacacacacacacacacacacacacacatccatgcaaTATGAAGATTTGATGGAATAGTGCTTGTTTGGTCTATTGGGGAGATAGTATTTAACAATAGAAGGGCAAAAGGATAGACATGTAAAAATGTGAATAGTCAGGAGAAgtgaagagagacacagagtcagTGCGTGTGTGGAGGACGCGGGAGCCGCGTGAAGGGGAAGACTCTACCTTGCCAAAGGCTCCCTTGCCCAGTAGTTTGTGGAAAGTGAAGTCCTTGGCGGTGATGCGTGTCTGCTGGCTGATCTGGGACAGGGGGCGAGGTCCCTCACCCTGAGAACTTTCTTCCACATGTGTTTCTACAAAGATTTATTTAATCATACATTAATTACAAATTACATGAtaataacaggtgaatgttTCTCATCTTAATTGTGTTAATGTAAGCGTATATTACGCcgagctgctccatccccacacCGCCGCTCGGTGCCTCAGGTCAGCTGGTCAGCTGCCGCTGGAGGTGCCGAGGTCAAAGCGTAAGCTCAGAGGGGACAGAGCTTTCTCCACCGCTGCTCCTAGATTATGGAACAACTTACCACTGCATGTTAGACAAGCCCCTtcactgcacatttttaaaacaagtcttTTATTCATTGGCTTTTAACACAGCAGTTTTTACTGCTTTAGTTTAATTCTTTGATTTGTTCTATTGATTCCTTTTACCACTTTAGTTAATATTGTTTTATcaattttttgttattatttgttttatgtctaatgttctattcttatgtacagcactttgtttcGGCTACTGTTCTTtaagtgctctataaataaagttgagttgagttatATGAAAGTAACTATTGAACATGTTCATCTCAGCAAATTACAACATGTTATCAGCTTGATCGTCTGTATGAATGTGTTTTGGTCACCTAGAGATggtttgtaaaaaataaatttttatgAAAATGTCTTGCTCACCTAGAGGTTGGACACAAGAGACCTCAATCTGATCAAGGACAATGTCGATGTGCTTCTCACAGGCCTCGTCCTCGTTATTCAAAGGTCCCTctgcaaaaatgattttttcaagaagccgtaattaaatattacatgaaagtaacaggtgaatgtttttcatTTGAACTGTGTTAATGTGCACTTGTCTGATATGAATAGCTATTGAACATGTTGATATCAGCAAATTATGAAATATATTATCAGCTTGAGATTCTGTATGattgtctcttggtcacctgGGTTGGAAGAGTCCTCGGTCTCGTCCAGGAGAACATGGAGGAGCTCCTCCCAGGCCTCGTCCAGAGCACTTTTATTCACAGGTGTTTCTGGAAAAACAAAagtttttttcaacatacattAATTAAGTATTATAAGATAATAACAGCTGAATGTTTTACAGCTGAACTGTGTTAATATAAGCATGTCTTGCATTGatattaaaagctattgaacagCTTGATGTCATCAAATTAGCAAATGAGTTATCAGAAAGGGATTTTTAAGGtgaggttgctcagcaccccctggctcaacacattttttaaatattatattatgcaaaaaacttgctctgcacctgcacaatactttggtattgtgcctctgtgagcactgggggctgggcaccccaaaagaccagatcctaaaatcgcccctgcacTAATACTACATGAAGATGAGTCAGATGAGTCAGATGAGTGTTTTTCAGCTTAGTTgtgttattataattttttaataatttaatttgtCTGGTATTGACATCAATGAAGTTCTGACAAATTCAATGTGATTGGATAATCAGAGGTGTTATCATGAGATTCTGTatgaattaaaatgtaaaataacatTGGAATTACGCTTTGGCTGTTAAACCGAAAATTTTAACACCACTAAAGCTAAAATAACAACCCATAAAAAATCCTTTCAAAGACTTTTTCtaatcaataaatatacaaagccaagcagaaaGACACACATGTAATTGCATCATTATTATTGGATTTATATTGAGACTGTCAATATTTGTGGACCTGGGTTTGTTGGTatgttgccatagcaacaccACTGACTTCATAAAAATGAACCTGTCAAATTATCAGTTGTCGCCATTGTACTCATTTACTCACTCTGGCCATGGGCGTTGTCTGTCTCCTGTTTTggtcctgttttgttttttcttttcttctttttaatgctGTCTCTTCTGGGTTCCTCCTCTGTGTCAGAATCATCTTGAATTCCTCCACAGCACCAGCTCCAGAGACAACACCTTTTTATATCCTTCCACTTCTTCATCTTTACATGCACTGATATGGAAATATACTGTAcacgcaattatatatatacccTCATTTGTTGTGACGTTGTCATGACGAAGGAGCAGGGATTATGACGTCACCACTCCCTGCCGTCAACAACCCCCATGCGACACAACCTCACGGTA
This region of Brachyhypopomus gauderio isolate BG-103 unplaced genomic scaffold, BGAUD_0.2 sc49, whole genome shotgun sequence genomic DNA includes:
- the LOC143487714 gene encoding protein kinase C delta type-like, which codes for MKKWKDIKRCCLWSWCCGGIQDDSDTEEEPRRDSIKKKKRKNKTGPKQETDNAHGQKTPVNKSALDEAWEELLHVLLDETEDSSNPEGPLNNEDEACEKHIDIVLDQIEVSCVQPLETHVEESSQGEGPRPLSQISQQTRITAKDFTFHKLLGKGAFGKVFLAELKGREAWFAVKALKKNRVLKSDNVESTMVEKRVLTLASDCPFLAHLYCTFQTKEYLFFVMECLNGGNLMFHMKMKGRFDLDRTTFYAAELVCGLQFLHGKGVIHRDLKLDNVILDRDGHIKIADFGMCKENVFGHNLATSYCGTPHFIAPEILLEEPYSFSVDWWSFGVLVYVMLTGQPPFIGDDEEEILESVRSDTPLFPLSITWNARKMLIRLFERDPSRRLGVVGNIRGHSFFETIDWPALERKEIEPPYKPNVTSHNDCSNIDMKFLNEKPLLSKCRKHWFSFMDQSDFAGFSFTNESMEHLLQT